One Bythopirellula goksoeyrii genomic window, TGAGAACTGTGCTGACCAGACCCACCAATTGTGACCCTGTAAAGTTTGCAATACTTCGCCGCTCGTCACATCCCACAGACGGGCCGTGTTGTCGTAGCCTGCCGAGAGCAATTGGCCGCCGTCCTCGGAAAACTGCACACTAAGCACCGCATCGGTGTGACCTTCAAGTGTGGAAAGCAACTGACCGTCAGAAACCCGATAGATGCGGATCTTGTTGTCACTACTGCCGACGGCGAGCCGCTCTCCTGTTGGATCGAATGCGACGCCATGCACGTACTGACCTGCGTCAAGTGTGTGAAGTTCTTCTCCAGATGAGGCATCCCACAGCGTGACTTTGCCGTTTAGATCGCCACTGGCAAAGTTTTTGCCAGAAGGCGAATAGGCTACGGCTTCAACCGGTCCGCCCAATTGCCAGGTCTCATTACTGAGATTACATAAATACGAGAGCCTGCCCCATTCCCAGTTGGTCAGAGCCGGATTGCACTCATCGAGCAAAGTCTGCGCCCGATCGAAGGCATTCTCCTCGATTTTCGCATTGGCAAGCCCAATGCGAGCCACGTAAGCCTCATATTCTTCGGCTTGCTTGGCTTCAAGAGCTTTTGCTTCTTCGGTTTCAGCTCGGTTCCGTTGGGTAACAGCAATCTGGCGCTGTTCTTCGGCACGAGTCCGTTCTTTTACGGCAATCTGGCGCTGCGTTTCTGCCACCTGACGCGCCGATTCCGCTTCACGATAGTTCTCTTGAGCAACGCCTTCAGCATCTTCCGCCCGCACTCGTTGCACGACCGCTTCGTCCCGCTCCGCTCGCACGAACACATAGGCAACCGACACGATTCCAACGACAGCCAAGAGCAGTGCCGCCACCATTTTTTTCAACAGTGCGAGCCGACGACCACGTGATGCACGTTCTTTGAGTCCCGCCTGAAGCTGTTCGAGGAGAGGGCGATGCTCGGCATTCTCTGGATCCAAGAGCGTAACACCGAGCTCGTAGTCACCTCGTCCAAGTGCCGTCGAAGCATATTCCATGCGAGAACTTGAGAGCAGACCCTTGGCCCGCTTGTTTTCGTTCCACAGCGAGAGGGCTTCTTCAAAACCATAGAGTGCGCGGGAAAACAGTTCATAGTCCCCGGCCTCTTTGGCCGAACGAAGATTCTTCTCAGCGCTATCGGTGAGAAGAATACTCTCAGAGTGCGATTGATACTGCCGTATGGCGGCTTGGAACTCTTGCACTGATTGGTATCGGTCGGCCGGCTTGGTTGCCATCGCCTTCAGAGCAATGTCACTCAGTTCGTTGGGATGATCGATAACGGGAATCTGGTTCTTAGCTGCCGCCATCAAGCATGCCATCACGGTCTTGCCTGTGTGGGGGGTCTTGCCCGTGACAATCTCATAGAGCATGGCCCCCAGCAGATACACATCGCTTGCCGGAGTGACCAGTTCAATCGGCCCCGTGGCCATTTCAGGCGACATATAGGCCGGTGTGCCACCCATGACATCCGACTGACTCACTGACGATGCGTTGGGAAAATTGGGGCTAATCCGGGCCAGTCCCCAGTCCATTACCAGTACTTCGCCGTAGTCACCCAGCATGATATTTTCGGGCTTCAAATCGCGGTGAATGACGCCATTGGCGTGCGCAAAGGCCACCGCGTCTGCTGCACGGAGCAGGATGCTCAGGTTTTCATCGAGCGACCGCTTCTTGAGAACGTCATCCCAGGGCGTCCCTTTTACTCGCTTCATCGAATAGAAGAGCGCTCCGCTGTCGTTGGAACCTAAATCATAGATCGGCACGATATTAGGGTGATCGAGTTCCCCTGTGACGACCGCCTCGGAGATGAATTTCTCGCGTTGCGAGGCGTCATCGGCATCCTTCTTCTTGAGCATCTTGACCGCGACGGTCCGTGCAATGGCAGACTGCTTCGCAGAGTAAACAACTCCCATGCCCCCTTCGCCGATCTGGTCGAGCAATTCGTAGTCAGGTGCGTCAGTCTCAGAAAAAACGGGCCTCTCGCTATCACTCTTTTCCCGAAACTGGCGTGACTTCACTACCACCGAGGAACGTTTTACATCGGAGTCTTTGGTGGTGTCTTTCTGCTTGATCGTGAATCGCTCGTTGTCAACACTGCTTGCCATGCTGCCTTGCCATTGGGCGGTGGCCAGACTTTCTGCCGCTGAAGGGTCGGAAACTCCGGGAAGAAACTCGATGGTTTGCTCAGGACCAATAGGAACCGTCTTAGGTTTCTTTCCCGAAGGGGGGTCTACTGAGGAAGAGAACTCGATGGTTTGTTCAGGTGAGAGGGGAACCGTTTTAGGTTTCTCACGCACCGGCGGTTCGTCTGAAGAGTCACCGGAAGATTCATCGCTAGGAAGCGAACTCAGATCGACTGTCCGAATCGTGTCTGGGGTATCATTCGTGTCCCCGACCAAAGGTATATCGATGGACCCCAATTCTCCGATCGTGTCCAAGTCGAGCGGAGGTTGTGGACTCACGGTTCCCTGATGAGCAATATCAGAAATCGTGCGTTTCGGCACGCGATGCAAAGCCGCTCCACACTTGCTGCAGCGCTGCGCAGCAATGGCTTTCTCATCTGCAACGGTTTGGCACGCGGGACAAGTTCGCATCAAGTATTGACTGCTTAGGGCTAGGAGAATCTACGGGAACGAGTGGAGGCGGTATCTCTTGGGATGGGTGGTCACCATCTCTGATTGTATTTGAGAAGTAGGCGTCATGCAGAAAATTACTGCTTTTTCCGCTTCTTCGGGTTATGCACCTGTAATTTCCGCCATTGGGTTGCCGTTGCTTGGGCCAGTGCCTGGTCAATTTGCCGCGCCCAATTCTGTGTCGCAGGGCTAGCCGCAAGCCCTAACGCCACTGCTGTCCAGCGGGATGGGCCAGACTTCCAGGAACTTTTGGGCATGACCGCACTAAATCCACTTACACCTGTCGACACGGGGAACGTCTTGATCGATGGCAGTGTTGCACTCGACTGAGAGGGTAACGAAGCAGCTGCAGGGACACTTTCAAGATCCACATTTTCAACTTTCTCAGGCGCTGGTTCTTGCGTTTGCTTGTCAGTCGGCGGACGGTCGCGGGTTCCTTCCGAGTCATCCCCGGGATCTATCAATTTGCCATTGCGGACATAGACTTCGATCACCAAGCGGCGAGTATTCGTTTCCAGATTGACCACGTACAGGGCGTAATGATTATCCGGCAAGGTCCGGAACAAGGCCGGTAGATCCTGGAGTACCTCTGGCCGCAAACGAAACCCCTCGCTGAAACTCCCATCGGCACTGATCACACGCAACTCGAGAAACCGCTCGGTGGTGGCATTCAGCTCTCCAGAGCCTGACTGCACATTGAGTCCCTGCTGGAACAGGAA contains:
- a CDS encoding WD40 domain-containing protein, whose amino-acid sequence is MRTCPACQTVADEKAIAAQRCSKCGAALHRVPKRTISDIAHQGTVSPQPPLDLDTIGELGSIDIPLVGDTNDTPDTIRTVDLSSLPSDESSGDSSDEPPVREKPKTVPLSPEQTIEFSSSVDPPSGKKPKTVPIGPEQTIEFLPGVSDPSAAESLATAQWQGSMASSVDNERFTIKQKDTTKDSDVKRSSVVVKSRQFREKSDSERPVFSETDAPDYELLDQIGEGGMGVVYSAKQSAIARTVAVKMLKKKDADDASQREKFISEAVVTGELDHPNIVPIYDLGSNDSGALFYSMKRVKGTPWDDVLKKRSLDENLSILLRAADAVAFAHANGVIHRDLKPENIMLGDYGEVLVMDWGLARISPNFPNASSVSQSDVMGGTPAYMSPEMATGPIELVTPASDVYLLGAMLYEIVTGKTPHTGKTVMACLMAAAKNQIPVIDHPNELSDIALKAMATKPADRYQSVQEFQAAIRQYQSHSESILLTDSAEKNLRSAKEAGDYELFSRALYGFEEALSLWNENKRAKGLLSSSRMEYASTALGRGDYELGVTLLDPENAEHRPLLEQLQAGLKERASRGRRLALLKKMVAALLLAVVGIVSVAYVFVRAERDEAVVQRVRAEDAEGVAQENYREAESARQVAETQRQIAVKERTRAEEQRQIAVTQRNRAETEEAKALEAKQAEEYEAYVARIGLANAKIEENAFDRAQTLLDECNPALTNWEWGRLSYLCNLSNETWQLGGPVEAVAYSPSGKNFASGDLNGKVTLWDASSGEELHTLDAGQYVHGVAFDPTGERLAVGSSDNKIRIYRVSDGQLLSTLEGHTDAVLSVQFSEDGGQLLSAGYDNTARLWDVTSGEVLQTLQGHNWWVWSAQFSPDGRRIVTASQDGKAIVWEQADEEGPYVESTQFTQHRGPVYAARFSPDGSQIATAGYDRRVLLWNPEKVHPPDIARRLDSLPDLPSPFVELGIHEGPVRGLSFAPDGETLASGGQDNVVRIWQLASGTQVAQLRGHASHVRDCVFSPDGESLLSAGRDAQVKLWQPQRYAEMVVLEEGPRGEADAVLAASFSRDGEEVVTAGRDRTSTLWSVADRKPLQHFAEGHEFLASIAQFFDDGSRLATGAGDSTVRIWDVATGTELQVLEGTGYTAALAVSPDGRWIASGGAENELQIWDANTGQPIISLAGHEAPVTSLSFSSDSNMLASGDDRGRILLWQRDPQSGNWSITHQLSGHSRSIVDVAFAQGDRLLVSASGDNTCGIWDVATGTELRDRVLKHPEWINAMDVSDDGTQVLTSCDDGRVRLWSVDDAELLSTFSPAGEDVVYTAVDLSPDGSTALVTCAATGKVYLWDLTSQEEIGPESSWLDLGKGVWAASFAPSGESLITIGGNDARLWDVDSRKQLVSFSPHGAVADADVSPDGQWIVTGSWDQSAKIWDVQSGKAIRKLEGVHEGYVNSVQFSPDGKQVLTASDDSKAQLWDAATGKPLDPALVGHEDRVRQARFSSDGSRIVTASNDKTSRVWDTDSAQEQLVLRGHEWAVLCGEFSQDGTRIITGSEDNVAIVWDATTGEQILKLPGHTDSVTAVAFSPDGTRALTGSQDNTVKLWDAQTGKEILTLEGHREAVTSVSFSPDGQTVLSSGRDGQTILWPATHWDN